A genomic window from Candidatus Bathyarchaeota archaeon includes:
- a CDS encoding lysine biosynthesis protein LysW: MKGEILSCPSCGLELEVIKNEEDCVELKELGIEGEDWGE; the protein is encoded by the coding sequence ATGAAAGGAGAGATTCTAAGCTGCCCAAGCTGCGGTCTTGAATTAGAAGTTATTAAGAATGAAGAAGACTGTGTCGAACTAAAAGAACTAGGAATTGAAGGGGAAGATTGGGGCGAGTAA